The following proteins come from a genomic window of Salvia hispanica cultivar TCC Black 2014 chromosome 4, UniMelb_Shisp_WGS_1.0, whole genome shotgun sequence:
- the LOC125219278 gene encoding uncharacterized protein LOC125219278 → MVDLQTVCCMCGDVGFPDKLFRCSKCRNRSQHSYCSNYYTELAEAIEICDWCQHEQRNPSSSSSSSRHGNSTPRNTKHANEARSAYSGDKIKHQRTDEAPDKPAGKAPSPRPSARRYKLLKDVMC, encoded by the exons ATGGTGGATCTCCAGACTGTGTGTTGTATGTGCGGCGATGTGGGGTTCCCGGACAAGCTCTTCCGCTGCTCCAAGTGCCGCAACCGCTCCCAGCACTC GTACTGCAGCAACTACTACACCGAATTGGCGGAGGCGATCGAGATCTGCGATTGGTGCCAACACGAGCAAAGGAAtccgtcgtcgtcgtcgtcatcATCGAGGCACGGGAATTCGACGCCTAGGAATACCAAGCATGCAAATGAAGCCAGGTCGGCCTACTCCGGCGACAAAATCAAGCACCAAAGGACCGACGAAGCGCCGGACAAACCCGCCGGAAAAGCCCCCTCGCCGCGCCCCTCCGCCCGCAGGTACAAGCTTCTCAAGGATGTAATGTGCTGA